From Topomyia yanbarensis strain Yona2022 chromosome 1, ASM3024719v1, whole genome shotgun sequence, one genomic window encodes:
- the LOC131677051 gene encoding homeobox protein prospero-like isoform X2 — protein MMSSEEDSDSFGLYVDKLLKKHKRARQRVDAGEPRNSYSSIPNFSSRPSFMSGGLYGAIFSQSQQHFGGLFGPGGYGPANKMLNELLGRQVKQAQDATDPDSIMLSSIEAANAADSNTPISKHGFESSTNLNNNNNNSSTNNNNNSANNNSPTSDGSVTMMGRRRSNSQNNTANSGNNNSNSNSSGVIDLDGGSRTPQPNDLAHHMLRNILQGKKELMALDHELRTVSNQSSALGDRISPDNNNVISKNNNIYDITKCESVNGGSGDVSDSSDLGAHNNSASTKVNHKNSATNNQTNNSDNSQSNRPISLNSNANNCDDLLASELAHTERLLNGGINSSSTGGSGGRCSSINPKQEKTDVIDELVASLPDETDETMPSPGSGSNGVVITKQELDIDDCLEDKDRNGRTPSPVQSKNDSESLTLKRARVENIVSSLRVSPALLSSQPGQVNGCKKRKLYHPQQHDNSAAERYAAAAAAGLNLGLTLQNFMLGASVEPDDDDDDMEITPHIHQKRVEKDVLKSQLRSMQEQLAEMQQKYVQLCSRMEQQSDTQEVDDSVSDIMEDDSNPDLTPDKSLMQSSPASTPIKDVGKNADASSMLQMMSKMMSAKIHNQLPTHPHLQTGFNGTHLFLQHMQQAGLPHDGMSQHNQMSNAAMYQKLFMEQEARMVKEVAEQQERNLQNSNQQLLQQQALQQQQQHQHQQQQQQQMQHQQQQQQERNMQNTNQQLMQQQVQPQNQASQPQLQSPPHQSNQSQHQQQQQQQQQHMQLQQQQQQQQQQMQQQQPSQTSHISPPQMPQLPHMPLIPKGSTIPSDLTSRLNLMRSSNSSVGQMSGTDLEGLADVLKTEITASLSNLVDSIVTRFVHQRRFLGKQSEAAAAAAEQLNKDLMMASQLLDRAKSPRTKVSSDRGANVNNSSSNLSGNGPMLNSSSLNSAPNPNVVNQPSAGNPMMSGPQGNGPRLNGTAFPPMGMPMHVNNVPPHDSKNNLNQINMPPHVRPSPSTAMFQTPKPPQNLNSVAAAALYNSMNALGNSQVNPFCMPEPRENPEQAEALSLVVTPKKKRHKVTDTRITPRTVSRILAQDGIIPSGNPIQIEQNNSNQGSNNSNNNGLNNSGNSGNNNNISNNINNNNNNISKNNNPQQQFNSQPPSVQASTPTESPSPRGSYHQPPPSMLPVSLPTSVAIPNPSLHESQVFSPYSPFFNPHGPPHGGPHGPQPSQFHHMKVSSSPPGINGLMDPRDSPPLPHPPTMLHPALLAAAHHGNSPDYGHIRASMDVNDRNSDCNSVNDISYNGMEPTSSTLTPMHLRKAKLMFFWVRYPSSAVLKMYFPDIKFNKNNTAQLVKWFSNFREFYYIQMEKYARQAVSEGMKNVDDIHVSNDSEIYRVLNLHYNRNNHIEVPQNFRYVIEQTLREFFRAIQGGKDTEQSWKKSIYKIISRMDDPVPEYFKTPNFLEQLE, from the exons ATGATGTCATCAGAGGAGGACAGTGATTCTTTCGGTTTGTACGTCGATAAGTTGCTAAAGAAACACAAACGAGCCAGACAGCGCGTAGACGCGGGAGAGCCAAGAAATAGTTATTCTTCGATCCCGAACTTTAGTTCAAGACCGTCCTTCATGAGCGGTGGTCTATACGGGGCTATTTTTAGCCAAAGCCAGCAGCATTTCGGTGGACTGTTTGGTCCCGGTGGTTACGGACCGGCCAACAAAATGCTCAACGAGTTGTTGGGTAGACAAGTGAAGCAAGCACAGGACGCCACTGATCCGGACAGTATTATGCTATCGTCGATCGAAGCAGCCAATGCAGCGGACAGCAATACCCCAATCAGCAAACACGGATTCGAAAGTTCAACGAATCtgaacaacaataacaacaacagcagTACGAACAACAATAATAACAGCGCTAATAACAATTCGCCCACGTCTGATGGATCTGTGACCATGATGGGCCGAAGGAGAAGCAACAGTCAGAACAACACTGCCAACAGTGGCAATAACAATAGTAACAGTAACAGCAGTGGTGTTATAGACCTTGACGGTGGTTCTAGAACACCACAGCCGAACGATCTGGCGCATCATATGTTGCGCAACATTCTCCAGGGCAAGAAGGAGTTGATGGCCCTCGATCACGAGCTGCGAACGGTGAGCAATCAAAGCAGTGCGCTCGGTGACCGGATATCACCCGATAATAACAACGTGATTAGTAAAAATAATAACATTTACGACATTACTAAGTGTGAATCAGTGAACGGTGGTAGTGGTGATGTTAGTGACTCTAGTGACCTAGGTGCTCATAATAATAGTGCTTCAACCAAAGTGAACCACAAAAATAGTGCGACCAATAATCAAACCAATAACAGTGATAACAGTCAGTCTAATAGGCCAATTTCTCTCAATTCTAACGCCAACAATTGTGATGATCTGCTAGCCTCAGAGCTGGCACATACCGAGCGGCTGCTGAACGGTGGAATAAACTCCAGCAGCACCGGTGGTAGTGGTGGAAGGTGTTCCAGTATAAACCCAAAGCAGGAAAAAACCGATGTGATTGATGAGCTGGTAGCTTCACTTCCAGACGAAACCGATGAAACCATGCCCTCACCTGGCTCGGGTAGCAATGGTGTGGTGATTACCAAACAAGAACTAGACATCGACGATTGTCTAGAGGACAAAGATCGGAATGGTCGGACGCCAAGTCCGGTGCAGAGTAAGAACGACTCGGAATCATTAACACTGAAGCGAGCACGAGTGGAAAACATTGTGTCCTCTTTGCGAGTCAGTCCTGCCCTGCTATCTTCGCAGCCGGGACAAGTTAACGGATGCAAAAAGCGTAAGTTGTATCATCCGCAGCAGCACGATAACAGTGCCGCAGAACGGTACGCTGCCGCTGCAGCAGCCGGTTTGAATCTGGGCCTCACGCTTCAGAACTTTATGCTGGGTGCAAGCGTTGAACCGGACGATGATGACGACGATATGGAAATTACTCCGCATATCCATCAGAAGCGAGTGGAAAAAGACGTACTTAAGTCCCAGCTGCGATCGATGCAGGAACAGTTAGCCGAGATGCAacaaaaatatgtgcaattatGTTCGCGAATGGAGCAGCAATCGGACACCCAGGAGGTGGACGACAGTGTTAGTGATATCATGGAAGACGACTCCAATCCCGACCTCACACCGGATAAGTCGCTGATGCAAAGTTCACCCGCATCGACCCCGATCAAGGACGTCGGTAAGAATGCGGACGCGTCGAGTATGCTCCAGATGATGAGCAAAATGATGTCCGCTAAGATTCACAATCAGTTGCCCACTCACCCACACCTGCAGACCGGTTTCAATGGAACGCATCTCTTTCTGCAACATATGCAGCAAGCTGGCCTCCCACACGACGGTATGAGCCAGCACAATCAGATGAGCAATGCCGCTATGTATCAGAAACTGTTTATGGAACAGGAAGCGCGAATGGTTAAAGAAGTCGCTGAACAGCAGGAGAGAAACCTGCAAAACTCCAACCAGCAGTTGCTACAGCAGCAGGCactgcagcagcagcaacagcatcagcaccagcaacaacaacaacagcagatGCAGcatcagcaacagcagcaacaagaGAGAAACATGCAAAATACCAACCAGCAATTGATGCAACAACAAGTTCAACCACAAAATCAAGCATCTCAACCTCAGTTGCAATCACCTCCTCATCAATCAAATCAGTCCCAGCatcaacaacagcagcaacaacaacaacaacacatGCAgctgcaacaacaacaacaacaacagcaacaacaaatgCAGCAGCAACAACCTTCTCAGACGAGTCATATCTCGCCACCACAAATGCCACAACTGCCGCATATGCCGCTGATTCCGAAAGGTTCGACCATTCCATCGGATCTAACCAGTCGGCTCAACTTGATGCGTTCCAGTAATAGCTCGGTAGGGCAAATGTCCGGCACAGACCTAGAAGGTCTAGCCGATGTTTTGAAAACGGAAATTACAGCCTCGCTCTCCAATCTGGTCGATTCGATCGTGACGAGGTTTGTCCATCAGCGTCGATTCCTGGGGAAACAGTCGGAAGCAGCGGCAGCAGCAGCCGAACAGCTCAACAAGGATCTGATGATGGCATCGCAGCTCTTGGATCGTGCCAAGTCTCCGCGGACAAAGGTTTCATCCGATCGCGGAGCTAACGTCAacaacagcagtagcaatctGTCAGGTAATGGACCAATGCTTAATTCTTCTAGTCTCAATAGTGCGCCGAATCCGAACGTGGTGAATCAGCCTTCCGCTGGAAACCCGATGATGAGCGGTCCGCAGGGTAACGGGCCACGGCTGAACGGCACCGCGTTTCCTCCCATGGGAATGCCGATGCATGTGAACAATGTGCCCCCGCACGACTCCAAGAATAACCTGAACCAAATCAATATGCCACCTCATGTTCGACCTTCTCCTTCTACAGCTATGTTCCAAACGCCGAAGCCACCGCAGAACCTCAACTCGGTAGCGGCCGCAGCACTGTACAACTCCATGAATGCCCTCGGAAACAGCCAGGTTAACCCGTTCTGTATGCCAGAACCAAGGGAAAACCCGGAACAAGCCGAAGCACTGAGCCTTGTCGTGACGCCGAAGAAGAAACGTCATAAGGTCACCGACACTCGAATCACCCCACGAACTGTGAGTAGGATTCTGGCCCAGGACGGAATCATCCCTTCTGGCAATCCTATCCAGATAGAGCAAAACAATAGCAATCAAGGTAGCAACAATAGTAACAACAACGGCTTGAACAACAGCGGCAATAGtggcaacaacaacaacattagtaacaacatcaacaataacaacaacaacattagCAAAAACAATAACCCACAGCAACAGTTCAACAGCCAGCCACCGAGCGTGCAAGCGAGCACACCAACCGAGAGCCCCTCTCCACGTGGCTCCTACCATCAGCCACCGCCTTCGATGCTTCCCGTGTCGTTACCCACGTCGGTTGCGATACCGAACCCCTCCCTGCACGAGTCCCAAGTGTTTTCGCCCTACAGCCCCTTCTTCAACCCTCATGGCCCCCCGCACGGTGGTCCCCATGGGCCGCAACCGTCACAGTTCCACCACATGAAGGTGTCCTCGAGCCCGCCCGGTATCAACGGTCTGATGGACCCACGGGATTCTCCTCCGCTACCGCACCCGCCTACGATGCTGCATCCGGCACTGCTGGCAGCTGCCCACCACGGCAATTCGCCCGACTACGGTCACATCCGTGCCTCGATGGACGTCAACGATCGCAACTCGGACTGCAACTCGGTCAACGACATCTCCTACAACGGCATGGAGCCTACT TCGTCAACATTGACCCCGATGCACCTGCGCAAGGCGAAGCTGATGTTCTTCTGGGTGCGCTACCCGAGTTCGGCCGTGCTGAAGATGTACTTCCCGGATATCAAGTTCAACAAGAACAACACCGCCCAGCTGGTCAAGTGGTTCTCCAACTTCAG
- the LOC131677051 gene encoding homeobox protein prospero-like isoform X3 → MMSSEEDSDSFGLYVDKLLKKHKRARQRVDAGEPRNSYSSIPNFSSRPSFMSGGLYGAIFSQSQQHFGGLFGPGGYGPANKMLNELLGRQVKQAQDATDPDSIMLSSIEAANAADSNTPISKHGFESSTNLNNNNNNSSTNNNNNSANNNSPTSDGSVTMMGRRRSNSQNNTANSGNNNSNSNSSGVIDLDGGSRTPQPNDLAHHMLRNILQGKKELMALDHELRTVSNQSSALGDRISPDNNNVISKNNNIYDITKCESVNGGSGDVSDSSDLGAHNNSASTKVNHKNSATNNQTNNSDNSQSNRPISLNSNANNCDDLLASELAHTERLLNGGINSSSTGGSGGRCSSINPKQEKTDVIDELVASLPDETDETMPSPGSGSNGVVITKQELDIDDCLEDKDRNGRTPSPVQSKNDSESLTLKRARVENIVSSLRVSPALLSSQPGQVNGCKKRKLYHPQQHDNSAAERYAAAAAAGLNLGLTLQNFMLGASVEPDDDDDDMEITPHIHQKRVEKDVLKSQLRSMQEQLAEMQQKYVQLCSRMEQQSDTQEVDDSVSDIMEDDSNPDLTPDKSLMQSSPASTPIKDVGKNADASSMLQMMSKMMSAKIHNQLPTHPHLQTGFNGTHLFLQHMQQAGLPHDGMSQHNQMSNAAMYQKLFMEQEARMVKEVAEQQERNLQNSNQQLLQQQALQQQQQHQHQQQQQQQMQHQQQQQQERNMQNTNQQLMQQQVQPQNQASQPQLQSPPHQSNQSQHQQQQQQQQQHMQLQQQQQQQQQQMQQQQPSQTSHISPPQMPQLPHMPLIPKGSTIPSDLTSRLNLMRSSNSSVGQMSGTDLEGLADVLKTEITASLSNLVDSIVTRFVHQRRFLGKQSEAAAAAAEQLNKDLMMASQLLDRAKSPRTKVSSDRGANVNNSSSNLSAMFQTPKPPQNLNSVAAAALYNSMNALGNSQVNPFCMPEPRENPEQAEALSLVVTPKKKRHKVTDTRITPRTVSRILAQDGIIPSGNPIQIEQNNSNQGSNNSNNNGLNNSGNSGNNNNISNNINNNNNNISKNNNPQQQFNSQPPSVQASTPTESPSPRGSYHQPPPSMLPVSLPTSVAIPNPSLHESQVFSPYSPFFNPHGPPHGGPHGPQPSQFHHMKVSSSPPGINGLMDPRDSPPLPHPPTMLHPALLAAAHHGNSPDYGHIRASMDVNDRNSDCNSVNDISYNGMEPTISFSKFSLTPEHSSTLTPMHLRKAKLMFFWVRYPSSAVLKMYFPDIKFNKNNTAQLVKWFSNFREFYYIQMEKYARQAVSEGMKNVDDIHVSNDSEIYRVLNLHYNRNNHIEVPQNFRYVIEQTLREFFRAIQGGKDTEQSWKKSIYKIISRMDDPVPEYFKTPNFLEQLE, encoded by the exons ATGATGTCATCAGAGGAGGACAGTGATTCTTTCGGTTTGTACGTCGATAAGTTGCTAAAGAAACACAAACGAGCCAGACAGCGCGTAGACGCGGGAGAGCCAAGAAATAGTTATTCTTCGATCCCGAACTTTAGTTCAAGACCGTCCTTCATGAGCGGTGGTCTATACGGGGCTATTTTTAGCCAAAGCCAGCAGCATTTCGGTGGACTGTTTGGTCCCGGTGGTTACGGACCGGCCAACAAAATGCTCAACGAGTTGTTGGGTAGACAAGTGAAGCAAGCACAGGACGCCACTGATCCGGACAGTATTATGCTATCGTCGATCGAAGCAGCCAATGCAGCGGACAGCAATACCCCAATCAGCAAACACGGATTCGAAAGTTCAACGAATCtgaacaacaataacaacaacagcagTACGAACAACAATAATAACAGCGCTAATAACAATTCGCCCACGTCTGATGGATCTGTGACCATGATGGGCCGAAGGAGAAGCAACAGTCAGAACAACACTGCCAACAGTGGCAATAACAATAGTAACAGTAACAGCAGTGGTGTTATAGACCTTGACGGTGGTTCTAGAACACCACAGCCGAACGATCTGGCGCATCATATGTTGCGCAACATTCTCCAGGGCAAGAAGGAGTTGATGGCCCTCGATCACGAGCTGCGAACGGTGAGCAATCAAAGCAGTGCGCTCGGTGACCGGATATCACCCGATAATAACAACGTGATTAGTAAAAATAATAACATTTACGACATTACTAAGTGTGAATCAGTGAACGGTGGTAGTGGTGATGTTAGTGACTCTAGTGACCTAGGTGCTCATAATAATAGTGCTTCAACCAAAGTGAACCACAAAAATAGTGCGACCAATAATCAAACCAATAACAGTGATAACAGTCAGTCTAATAGGCCAATTTCTCTCAATTCTAACGCCAACAATTGTGATGATCTGCTAGCCTCAGAGCTGGCACATACCGAGCGGCTGCTGAACGGTGGAATAAACTCCAGCAGCACCGGTGGTAGTGGTGGAAGGTGTTCCAGTATAAACCCAAAGCAGGAAAAAACCGATGTGATTGATGAGCTGGTAGCTTCACTTCCAGACGAAACCGATGAAACCATGCCCTCACCTGGCTCGGGTAGCAATGGTGTGGTGATTACCAAACAAGAACTAGACATCGACGATTGTCTAGAGGACAAAGATCGGAATGGTCGGACGCCAAGTCCGGTGCAGAGTAAGAACGACTCGGAATCATTAACACTGAAGCGAGCACGAGTGGAAAACATTGTGTCCTCTTTGCGAGTCAGTCCTGCCCTGCTATCTTCGCAGCCGGGACAAGTTAACGGATGCAAAAAGCGTAAGTTGTATCATCCGCAGCAGCACGATAACAGTGCCGCAGAACGGTACGCTGCCGCTGCAGCAGCCGGTTTGAATCTGGGCCTCACGCTTCAGAACTTTATGCTGGGTGCAAGCGTTGAACCGGACGATGATGACGACGATATGGAAATTACTCCGCATATCCATCAGAAGCGAGTGGAAAAAGACGTACTTAAGTCCCAGCTGCGATCGATGCAGGAACAGTTAGCCGAGATGCAacaaaaatatgtgcaattatGTTCGCGAATGGAGCAGCAATCGGACACCCAGGAGGTGGACGACAGTGTTAGTGATATCATGGAAGACGACTCCAATCCCGACCTCACACCGGATAAGTCGCTGATGCAAAGTTCACCCGCATCGACCCCGATCAAGGACGTCGGTAAGAATGCGGACGCGTCGAGTATGCTCCAGATGATGAGCAAAATGATGTCCGCTAAGATTCACAATCAGTTGCCCACTCACCCACACCTGCAGACCGGTTTCAATGGAACGCATCTCTTTCTGCAACATATGCAGCAAGCTGGCCTCCCACACGACGGTATGAGCCAGCACAATCAGATGAGCAATGCCGCTATGTATCAGAAACTGTTTATGGAACAGGAAGCGCGAATGGTTAAAGAAGTCGCTGAACAGCAGGAGAGAAACCTGCAAAACTCCAACCAGCAGTTGCTACAGCAGCAGGCactgcagcagcagcaacagcatcagcaccagcaacaacaacaacagcagatGCAGcatcagcaacagcagcaacaagaGAGAAACATGCAAAATACCAACCAGCAATTGATGCAACAACAAGTTCAACCACAAAATCAAGCATCTCAACCTCAGTTGCAATCACCTCCTCATCAATCAAATCAGTCCCAGCatcaacaacagcagcaacaacaacaacaacacatGCAgctgcaacaacaacaacaacaacagcaacaacaaatgCAGCAGCAACAACCTTCTCAGACGAGTCATATCTCGCCACCACAAATGCCACAACTGCCGCATATGCCGCTGATTCCGAAAGGTTCGACCATTCCATCGGATCTAACCAGTCGGCTCAACTTGATGCGTTCCAGTAATAGCTCGGTAGGGCAAATGTCCGGCACAGACCTAGAAGGTCTAGCCGATGTTTTGAAAACGGAAATTACAGCCTCGCTCTCCAATCTGGTCGATTCGATCGTGACGAGGTTTGTCCATCAGCGTCGATTCCTGGGGAAACAGTCGGAAGCAGCGGCAGCAGCAGCCGAACAGCTCAACAAGGATCTGATGATGGCATCGCAGCTCTTGGATCGTGCCAAGTCTCCGCGGACAAAGGTTTCATCCGATCGCGGAGCTAACGTCAacaacagcagtagcaatctGTCAG CTATGTTCCAAACGCCGAAGCCACCGCAGAACCTCAACTCGGTAGCGGCCGCAGCACTGTACAACTCCATGAATGCCCTCGGAAACAGCCAGGTTAACCCGTTCTGTATGCCAGAACCAAGGGAAAACCCGGAACAAGCCGAAGCACTGAGCCTTGTCGTGACGCCGAAGAAGAAACGTCATAAGGTCACCGACACTCGAATCACCCCACGAACTGTGAGTAGGATTCTGGCCCAGGACGGAATCATCCCTTCTGGCAATCCTATCCAGATAGAGCAAAACAATAGCAATCAAGGTAGCAACAATAGTAACAACAACGGCTTGAACAACAGCGGCAATAGtggcaacaacaacaacattagtaacaacatcaacaataacaacaacaacattagCAAAAACAATAACCCACAGCAACAGTTCAACAGCCAGCCACCGAGCGTGCAAGCGAGCACACCAACCGAGAGCCCCTCTCCACGTGGCTCCTACCATCAGCCACCGCCTTCGATGCTTCCCGTGTCGTTACCCACGTCGGTTGCGATACCGAACCCCTCCCTGCACGAGTCCCAAGTGTTTTCGCCCTACAGCCCCTTCTTCAACCCTCATGGCCCCCCGCACGGTGGTCCCCATGGGCCGCAACCGTCACAGTTCCACCACATGAAGGTGTCCTCGAGCCCGCCCGGTATCAACGGTCTGATGGACCCACGGGATTCTCCTCCGCTACCGCACCCGCCTACGATGCTGCATCCGGCACTGCTGGCAGCTGCCCACCACGGCAATTCGCCCGACTACGGTCACATCCGTGCCTCGATGGACGTCAACGATCGCAACTCGGACTGCAACTCGGTCAACGACATCTCCTACAACGGCATGGAGCCTACTATATCCTTTTCAAA ATTTTCCTTAACTCCGGAGCACTCGTCAACATTGACCCCGATGCACCTGCGCAAGGCGAAGCTGATGTTCTTCTGGGTGCGCTACCCGAGTTCGGCCGTGCTGAAGATGTACTTCCCGGATATCAAGTTCAACAAGAACAACACCGCCCAGCTGGTCAAGTGGTTCTCCAACTTCAG